In Trichoderma breve strain T069 chromosome 4, whole genome shotgun sequence, the following proteins share a genomic window:
- a CDS encoding glycosyl hydrolase family 12 domain-containing protein gives MKAVSFLAALLPAVAAQTLCDQYSTISANGFTISNNLWGESSADAGGFGCITNDWITDATAWHADWRWNIGAKQLVSSINSMPTGAVWNYTGNNLRADVAYDLFTASDPNHPTYYGDFELMIWLGRYGDIYPIGQSQGNVNVNGQDWNLYYGWNGQMQVYSFVAYNQVQNWNGDVKAFYNWMATNRGYPIGSQYLLSYQFGTEPFSGDGNTFWVYYWKGDIQ, from the exons ATGAAGGCCGTTTCATTTTTGGCTGCGTTGCTGCCAGCAGTAGCTGCGCAAACTCTTTGCGACCAGTACTCGACCATCTCGGCCAACGGTTTCACCATCAGTAACAACCTCTGGGGCGAGTCATCTGCAGATGCTGGAGGATTCGGTTGTATCACAAACGACTGGATCACTGATGCCACAGCGTGGCACGCTGACTGGCGATG GAACATAGGAGCAAAGCAGTTGgtcagcagcatcaacagcatgCCCACCGGTGCCGTATGGAACTATACCGGAAACAACTTGCGCGCTGATGTCGCGTACGATTTGTTCACTGCTTCGGACCCTAACCACCCAACTTACTATGGAGACTTTGAGCTTATGATCTG GCTTGGCAGATATGGTGACATCTACCCCATTGGTCAATCACAGGGCAATGTCAACGTCAACGGCCAAGATTGGAACCTGTACTACGGCTGGAACGGCCAGATGCAAGTCTACAGCTTTGTTGCTTACAACCAGGTTCAGAACTGGAACGGCGATGTCAAGGCATTCTACAACTGGATGGCTACAAACCGAGGATACCCCATTGGCAGCCAGTACCTTCTCA GCTATCAGTTCGGAACTGAGCCATTCTCTGGTGATGGCAACACCTTCTGGGTCTACTACTGGAAAGGAGATATCCAGTAA